A genome region from Mesorhizobium sp. B2-1-8 includes the following:
- a CDS encoding acyl-CoA synthetase, producing MTTTQTSLPRYDDAIAGFRIEDEVSRLQGDPATGINAYVECCGRHTGANRLALRAISAGGELSEFSFEDLDDMSGRVGNLLKGLGVGPGDVVSGMLPRIPELVALILGAWRIGAVYQPLFTAFGPKAIEHRLGYSAAKLVVTNPANRGKLDEVENPPRIATILGAGEALPPGDIDFRAALAAASPDCDPVMRKGEDLFMMMSTSGTTGLPKGVPVPLSALMAFGTYMRDAIGLRADDVFWNIADPGWAYGLYYAITGPLLLGIATTFNEGAFTARSTYDVIERLGVTSLAGSPTAFRLLLAEGPDAAARVKGRLRVVSSAGEPLNPEVIRWFDAHLAAPIHDHYGQTENGMMVNNHHGLAHPVRAGSAGFAMPGYRMVVLDEAGNELGPNQPGILAVDIANSPLRWFAGYHRAETPAISGGYYRTGDTVEYEPDGSVSFIGRADDVITSSGYRIGPFDVESALIEHPAVTEAAVVGVPDPQRTEIVKAFVILAPAYQGSPELAEELAQHVKKRLSAHAYPREIDFVTELPKTPSGKIQRFLLRKAEVEKRKG from the coding sequence ATGACAACGACACAGACCAGCCTGCCGCGCTATGACGATGCCATTGCGGGCTTTCGTATCGAGGATGAGGTTTCCAGACTGCAGGGCGACCCTGCGACCGGCATCAACGCCTATGTCGAATGCTGCGGCCGGCACACCGGCGCGAACCGCCTGGCGCTGCGCGCCATCTCGGCCGGCGGCGAACTCAGCGAATTCAGCTTCGAGGATCTGGACGACATGTCCGGCCGTGTCGGCAATCTGCTGAAGGGGCTGGGCGTCGGTCCCGGCGATGTCGTGTCCGGCATGCTGCCGCGCATTCCCGAACTGGTGGCGCTGATCCTCGGCGCCTGGCGCATCGGCGCCGTCTACCAGCCGCTGTTCACCGCCTTCGGCCCGAAGGCCATCGAGCATCGCCTCGGCTACAGCGCGGCTAAGCTGGTGGTGACCAATCCCGCCAATCGCGGCAAGCTCGACGAGGTCGAAAACCCTCCGCGAATCGCCACCATCCTCGGTGCGGGCGAGGCCCTGCCCCCGGGCGACATCGATTTCCGCGCCGCCCTTGCCGCCGCCTCCCCCGACTGCGATCCGGTGATGCGCAAGGGCGAAGACCTGTTCATGATGATGTCGACCTCGGGCACCACCGGCCTGCCCAAGGGCGTGCCGGTGCCGCTCAGCGCGCTCATGGCCTTCGGCACCTATATGCGCGACGCGATCGGCCTGCGCGCCGACGACGTCTTCTGGAACATCGCCGATCCGGGCTGGGCCTACGGCCTCTATTACGCCATCACGGGGCCCCTGCTGCTCGGTATCGCCACCACCTTCAACGAGGGCGCCTTCACCGCCAGGAGCACCTATGACGTCATCGAGCGGCTCGGCGTCACCAGCCTAGCCGGCTCGCCCACAGCCTTCCGCCTGCTGCTCGCCGAAGGTCCCGATGCCGCCGCGCGTGTAAAAGGCCGGCTGCGCGTGGTGAGCAGCGCCGGCGAGCCGCTCAACCCGGAAGTGATCCGCTGGTTCGACGCCCATCTCGCCGCCCCCATCCATGACCACTACGGCCAGACCGAGAACGGCATGATGGTCAACAACCACCATGGCCTCGCGCATCCCGTGCGCGCGGGCTCCGCCGGCTTTGCCATGCCGGGCTACCGCATGGTGGTGCTGGACGAGGCTGGCAACGAGCTCGGCCCCAACCAGCCCGGTATCCTCGCCGTCGACATCGCCAATTCGCCGCTGCGCTGGTTCGCCGGCTACCACCGGGCCGAGACGCCGGCCATATCGGGCGGCTACTACCGCACCGGCGACACGGTGGAATACGAGCCCGACGGCTCGGTCTCCTTCATCGGCCGCGCCGACGACGTCATCACCTCATCCGGTTACCGCATCGGCCCCTTCGACGTCGAAAGCGCGCTGATCGAACACCCTGCGGTCACCGAGGCGGCGGTGGTCGGCGTACCTGACCCGCAGCGCACCGAGATCGTCAAGGCCTTCGTCATCTTGGCCCCCGCCTACCAAGGCAGCCCGGAGCTCGCCGAGGAACTGGCGCAACATGTCAAAAAACGCCTCTCAGCCCACGCCTATCCGCGCGAGATCGACTTCGTGACGGAGCTGCCGAAGACACCGAGCGGCAAGATCCAGCGGTTTCTGCTGCGCAAGGCCGAGGTGGAGAAGAGGAAGGGGTGA
- a CDS encoding peptidoglycan-binding protein, protein MEPTSTRAAGAIFFGDDESYGWCSGYTSKEAARKCALGQCKDAGGVNCQLALECQGGWGAIATGDNGGYGMACETSNEVNARIEAGLVCMTTVKGLCHTQTTFSERNQSISQEDNALFDRTLYAQVLLLKLGYYKGGIDANAGSDTRSALRSFQTQAGLPVTGEPDEKTLDQLTAKFGGGGALVAAILEGNRNIDTSDWHTKTAAPRAEVAQASTSQNIPTSPLEAFGVNEEALNGALSEGVGNINRQTSDRFSFQGTFSCGRLAGDSKIRCTTTVADPASPEADVVDLYHVDGSDVFAQMEAMADKKASEEGGANYLDRRSQVTFTTNGEKRLVEFGCVQHIGDRVSHGFCYIEVTKSIGVMTTVAPPSSNPGPGGVTTTDEGTAEMRRAYDLLAGMSLALLSVPLKK, encoded by the coding sequence TTGGAGCCCACCAGCACTCGGGCAGCCGGCGCGATCTTCTTCGGCGACGATGAGTCCTATGGTTGGTGCTCCGGCTACACAAGCAAGGAAGCCGCGCGCAAATGCGCGCTTGGGCAGTGCAAGGACGCCGGCGGCGTCAATTGCCAGCTGGCCCTGGAATGCCAGGGCGGATGGGGGGCGATCGCCACCGGCGACAATGGCGGCTATGGCATGGCCTGTGAGACCTCCAACGAGGTCAACGCGCGCATTGAGGCCGGGCTGGTGTGCATGACCACGGTGAAAGGCTTGTGTCACACGCAAACCACCTTCTCCGAGCGCAATCAATCCATCAGCCAGGAGGACAATGCGCTGTTCGACCGCACGCTCTACGCGCAGGTCCTGCTGCTCAAGCTGGGCTACTATAAAGGCGGGATCGACGCCAATGCGGGATCGGACACACGGAGCGCGCTGAGGTCGTTTCAAACCCAGGCGGGGCTGCCGGTCACCGGCGAGCCCGACGAGAAAACCCTCGACCAGCTGACGGCCAAGTTCGGCGGCGGCGGCGCACTCGTGGCGGCCATTTTGGAGGGAAATCGCAATATCGATACATCGGACTGGCACACAAAGACCGCGGCGCCGCGCGCCGAGGTCGCGCAGGCATCGACATCGCAGAATATACCGACCTCCCCGCTCGAGGCCTTCGGCGTGAACGAAGAGGCCTTGAACGGGGCCCTTTCGGAAGGCGTCGGCAACATCAACCGCCAGACGAGCGATCGTTTCAGCTTCCAGGGCACTTTCAGCTGCGGCCGCCTGGCGGGCGACAGCAAGATCAGGTGCACGACGACGGTGGCCGATCCGGCCAGCCCGGAGGCGGATGTCGTCGATCTCTACCATGTCGATGGATCGGACGTATTCGCCCAGATGGAGGCGATGGCCGACAAGAAGGCGAGCGAGGAAGGCGGTGCCAATTACCTCGACAGGAGGTCACAGGTAACGTTCACGACCAACGGAGAAAAACGGCTGGTCGAATTCGGTTGCGTGCAGCACATCGGGGATCGGGTCTCGCACGGATTCTGCTATATCGAAGTCACGAAAAGCATCGGCGTGATGACGACCGTCGCGCCGCCGTCGTCAAATCCCGGTCCGGGCGGCGTGACGACAACGGATGAAGGAACTGCCGAGATGCGCAGGGCATACGACCTGTTGGCAGGGATGTCGCTCGCCCTGCTCAGCGTTCCGCTGAAGAAGTAA
- a CDS encoding transcriptional regulator GcvA codes for MPRRLPPLTALPAFDAAARHLSFSKAAEELNVTHGAVSRAIRNIEDRLGIQLFDRGTRSVRLTAVGAAYAAEVGKALDQIAAATIAATPDRSTRILNVSTSDGFAGRWLVPRLHRFHRANPDIDVRLATSGVLADFVSDGIDISIRYGRGGYSGVTAEFLADEEVFPVCSPELLQGEHPLRLPEDLRHHKLIHDAFRIDWATWLEQAGVEGIDPKRGVRFDSATFAVEAAVHGEGVLLGRSALVSADLAAGRLVRPFDLALKSAASYYVVYPEGALRQKKVRAFRDWLFAEIATDWAGMPRSAP; via the coding sequence ATGCCGCGCAGATTGCCGCCCCTCACCGCTTTGCCCGCCTTCGACGCGGCGGCCAGGCATCTGAGTTTCTCCAAGGCCGCGGAGGAACTCAACGTCACCCATGGCGCCGTCAGCCGGGCCATCCGCAACATCGAGGACAGGCTGGGCATCCAGCTCTTCGATCGCGGCACACGCTCCGTGCGCCTCACCGCTGTCGGCGCGGCCTATGCGGCGGAGGTCGGCAAGGCGCTCGACCAGATCGCCGCCGCCACCATCGCCGCAACGCCCGACCGCTCGACGCGCATCCTCAACGTCAGCACGTCGGACGGCTTCGCCGGCCGCTGGCTGGTGCCGAGGCTGCATCGCTTTCATCGCGCCAATCCCGACATCGACGTGCGGCTGGCGACCTCGGGCGTTCTGGCCGATTTCGTCAGCGACGGCATCGACATATCCATCCGCTACGGGCGCGGCGGCTATAGCGGAGTGACGGCGGAATTCCTCGCCGACGAGGAGGTCTTCCCTGTCTGCAGCCCGGAGCTCCTGCAAGGCGAGCATCCGTTGCGCCTACCCGAGGATTTGAGGCATCACAAGCTGATCCACGATGCCTTTCGCATCGACTGGGCGACATGGCTTGAACAGGCCGGCGTCGAAGGCATCGACCCCAAACGCGGCGTGCGCTTCGATTCCGCCACCTTCGCCGTCGAGGCCGCCGTACACGGCGAAGGCGTGCTGCTCGGCCGCAGCGCGCTGGTCTCGGCCGACCTCGCGGCAGGCCGGCTGGTCCGGCCCTTCGACCTCGCGTTGAAATCAGCCGCCAGCTACTACGTCGTCTATCCCGAAGGCGCGCTGCGCCAGAAAAAGGTCAGGGCGTTCCGCGACTGGCTGTTCGCCGAGATCGCGACCGACTGGGCGGGCATGCCCAGGAGCGCCCCCTGA
- a CDS encoding DUF1127 domain-containing protein has translation MSLTLRPIGAAMSGLALRSAAAFERRRTLRQISRLSDRRLHDIGLERDWDGSILAKGILGNGRTI, from the coding sequence ATGAGCTTGACCCTTCGACCCATCGGCGCCGCGATGAGCGGCCTTGCCCTGCGAAGCGCGGCAGCGTTCGAGCGCCGCCGCACGCTGCGCCAGATATCCCGGCTTTCCGATCGCCGTTTGCATGACATCGGCCTCGAACGCGACTGGGACGGCTCCATTCTTGCTAAAGGAATTCTGGGCAACGGGAGGACGATATGA
- a CDS encoding NmrA family NAD(P)-binding protein, producing the protein MTSTLIIGATGLLGSEMAKASARNGDSLHVLVRPATSVNEARMRPLMELGATVHVGDLDDYDSLVRAVGNVDRVISSVHVGSANEMTLVRVVRDAGVSRYVPSAGFGLDFAAAAPGSIEPLDIKRAVFDAVREADLPYTVIYTNGFFSTWVATLGDLTRFGSSPLPPDEVTLYGDGNVPATFVSEKDIAAVTLRALEDPNAVRSEIRIAQNKITQSAMIELWRQVSGRSPRVKQMSAEELEALIAAVPGLGLLRAFWTRGETALETATPEVGTLYPELRFESIESAFVAMAGAGGRRL; encoded by the coding sequence ATGACCAGCACATTGATCATCGGCGCGACCGGGCTTCTCGGCAGCGAGATGGCGAAGGCCAGCGCCCGCAATGGCGACAGCCTGCACGTCCTCGTCCGGCCGGCCACATCAGTCAATGAAGCGCGGATGCGCCCTCTGATGGAATTGGGCGCCACGGTGCATGTCGGCGATCTCGACGATTATGACAGCCTCGTTCGCGCCGTCGGCAACGTCGATCGCGTCATCAGCTCGGTGCATGTCGGGTCGGCCAACGAGATGACGCTGGTGCGCGTCGTCAGGGATGCCGGCGTCTCCCGCTATGTGCCGTCGGCCGGCTTTGGCCTCGACTTTGCCGCCGCCGCACCCGGGTCGATCGAACCGCTCGACATCAAGCGGGCCGTCTTCGACGCGGTTCGGGAGGCCGACCTGCCTTATACGGTGATCTACACCAACGGCTTCTTCTCGACCTGGGTGGCGACACTGGGTGACCTGACGCGCTTCGGCTCGTCGCCGCTGCCGCCGGACGAGGTGACGCTCTATGGCGACGGCAACGTGCCGGCGACGTTTGTCAGCGAGAAGGATATCGCGGCGGTCACCTTGCGCGCGCTGGAGGATCCCAACGCTGTTCGCAGCGAGATACGGATCGCGCAAAACAAGATCACGCAGAGCGCGATGATCGAGCTGTGGCGGCAAGTGAGCGGCCGCTCGCCGCGCGTCAAGCAGATGAGCGCCGAGGAACTGGAGGCGCTGATTGCGGCGGTCCCCGGCCTTGGGTTGCTGCGGGCATTCTGGACCCGTGGCGAGACCGCGCTCGAGACCGCCACGCCGGAAGTCGGGACGCTTTATCCGGAGCTGAGGTTTGAAAGCATTGAGAGCGCTTTTGTGGCGATGGCGGGCGCGGGTGGGCGGAGGTTGTGA
- a CDS encoding KamA family radical SAM protein produces the protein MPNLKDATRAADTAWQDDVRAGVRHVRDLASLPLSPAEREAAEAAATLHKVRAPKSYLDLIDWNDPADPIRAQVIPSPGELEEAEGELGDPIADHEFSPVPRLTHRHADRVLLFPTYQCAVYCRFCFRKESLTSIGRGYTREALEPALAYIADHPEIREVILTGGDPLSLPDAALAEIRARIETIPHVRLLRIHTRVPVALPSRITQGLVAALQGRLMVTVVTHFNHAREITDATEAACRALRQAGFVLLNQSVLLKGVNDSVEVLEELCRELMYRLGIKPYYLHHGDLARGMAYRRTTIAQGQALAEALRARLSGICNPVYVLDLPDGGGKVPLGPCHVEQQDGQSWRIRGLDGQVRSYREVVGE, from the coding sequence ATGCCAAACCTCAAAGATGCAACCCGCGCCGCCGACACCGCCTGGCAGGACGATGTCCGCGCAGGCGTGCGCCATGTGCGCGACCTCGCCTCCTTGCCGCTCTCGCCGGCCGAGCGCGAAGCCGCTGAAGCCGCCGCCACGCTGCACAAGGTGCGCGCACCAAAAAGCTATCTCGACCTGATCGACTGGAACGATCCGGCCGATCCGATCCGGGCGCAGGTGATCCCGTCGCCTGGGGAACTGGAGGAGGCGGAGGGCGAGCTTGGCGACCCGATCGCCGACCATGAATTCAGCCCGGTGCCGCGTCTGACGCATCGCCATGCCGATAGGGTGCTTCTGTTCCCGACCTATCAATGCGCGGTCTATTGCCGGTTCTGCTTCCGCAAGGAATCGCTGACCTCGATCGGCAGGGGCTATACGCGCGAGGCGCTGGAGCCGGCGCTGGCCTATATCGCGGATCATCCCGAAATCCGCGAAGTGATCCTGACCGGCGGCGATCCGCTGTCGCTGCCCGACGCAGCGCTCGCCGAAATCCGCGCCCGCATCGAGACTATCCCCCATGTGCGGCTCTTGCGCATCCACACGCGGGTGCCGGTGGCGCTGCCGTCGCGCATCACGCAAGGGCTGGTCGCGGCGCTACAGGGCCGGCTGATGGTGACGGTGGTCACCCACTTCAACCACGCGCGCGAGATCACCGATGCCACCGAAGCAGCTTGCCGCGCCTTGCGGCAGGCGGGCTTCGTGCTGCTCAACCAGAGCGTTCTCTTGAAGGGCGTCAACGACAGTGTCGAGGTGCTGGAAGAACTGTGCCGCGAGCTGATGTACCGGCTGGGGATAAAACCCTACTATCTGCACCATGGCGATCTGGCGCGTGGCATGGCGTACCGGCGCACCACGATCGCGCAGGGCCAGGCGCTGGCCGAAGCGCTGCGCGCACGGCTGTCCGGCATCTGCAATCCGGTCTATGTGCTGGACCTGCCGGATGGGGGAGGCAAGGTGCCACTCGGACCTTGCCATGTCGAGCAACAGGACGGGCAGAGCTGGCGGATACGCGGTCTGGACGGGCAGGTGAGGAGCTATCGCGAAGTGGTTGGCGAATAG
- a CDS encoding 4'-phosphopantetheinyl transferase family protein → MTPSADPSEEIALARAMAAMAPAGVRTGCRMIREGDEAHLLPAEASSIPARQAAMRRASGAARWIAHRLLANAGFDGFALLRTPSGAPAWPEGMTGSLAHDDDMAVAAVANVAGIGSLGIDVEPALPLPDDIFSLVAIPADRMGAADRHLAGRILFAAKEAVYKAAYPLDREVLGYEDIAVDLETGHATTSTGRKVSLAYCIVPRVVVLGFVGE, encoded by the coding sequence ATGACGCCATCAGCCGATCCGTCCGAGGAAATCGCCCTGGCGCGCGCCATGGCGGCCATGGCCCCGGCCGGGGTCCGCACCGGTTGCCGGATGATCCGCGAAGGTGACGAGGCCCATCTGTTGCCGGCGGAGGCAAGTTCCATCCCCGCCCGCCAGGCGGCCATGCGGCGGGCCAGTGGCGCGGCGCGCTGGATCGCGCACCGGCTGCTCGCGAATGCCGGTTTCGACGGTTTCGCCCTCTTGCGCACGCCGTCCGGTGCACCGGCCTGGCCCGAGGGGATGACGGGCTCGCTCGCGCATGACGACGACATGGCCGTGGCGGCGGTCGCGAATGTTGCCGGCATCGGCTCGCTGGGCATCGATGTCGAGCCAGCGCTGCCCCTGCCCGATGACATTTTCTCCCTCGTAGCCATTCCCGCCGACCGCATGGGTGCCGCCGACCGGCATCTCGCCGGCCGCATCCTCTTTGCCGCCAAGGAAGCGGTTTACAAGGCTGCCTATCCGCTGGATCGCGAGGTGCTGGGCTATGAGGATATCGCCGTGGATCTCGAGACTGGCCACGCGACGACGAGCACCGGCCGCAAGGTCAGCCTCGCATACTGTATCGTCCCCCGCGTGGTCGTGCTGGGGTTTGTGGGGGAATAA
- a CDS encoding GNAT family N-acetyltransferase: MHIAPVTKANRALVTALQLAPEQMDFVASNADSLREARSDRDARPRAVIVGDQPVGFLMYEVPRDHDEARIYRFMIDRAWQGRGYGKAALRAVLEEIRGLGHIRHVSICYEPENEAARRLYRSAGFVEEGLDEDGEMIADLLLPAGDR; this comes from the coding sequence ATCCATATCGCCCCCGTGACCAAGGCCAATCGCGCCTTGGTCACGGCCCTGCAGCTGGCGCCGGAGCAGATGGACTTCGTCGCCAGCAATGCGGACTCCCTGCGCGAAGCCAGATCCGATCGGGACGCGCGGCCACGCGCCGTCATAGTCGGGGACCAGCCTGTCGGATTCCTGATGTACGAGGTGCCACGGGACCACGACGAGGCGCGCATCTACCGCTTCATGATCGACCGTGCCTGGCAGGGCCGAGGCTATGGCAAGGCCGCGCTGCGGGCGGTGCTGGAGGAAATCCGCGGGCTCGGCCATATCAGGCACGTGTCGATCTGTTACGAACCGGAGAACGAGGCGGCGCGGCGGCTCTATCGCAGCGCCGGTTTCGTCGAAGAGGGGCTCGACGAGGACGGCGAAATGATCGCCGATCTCCTCCTCCCAGCCGGCGACCGATGA